In a single window of the Candidatus Krumholzibacteriia bacterium genome:
- a CDS encoding cytochrome c3 family protein — MSNPQSGFPFPRWTNAFRHLIPLLLLGGLVYGIVLIASFFSPKSTNIGYAPEQVIPYSHAMHAGELGIDCRYCHTGVETTTTAGIPSTDICMNCHQLLHVESPKLAPLRESFESGRPVEWTRVHDLPDFVFFRHSSHVQAGVSCVSCHGRVDEMERVEQVETLGMSWCLDCHRNPGPHLRPEERVTDLAWSPKDPEKTGSIIRAEKNIHPSESCSACHR; from the coding sequence ATGAGTAATCCCCAATCCGGCTTCCCATTTCCCCGCTGGACGAATGCGTTTCGGCACCTGATCCCTCTGCTTCTGCTGGGAGGGCTTGTCTATGGGATCGTCCTGATTGCCTCCTTCTTTTCTCCCAAGTCCACGAACATCGGCTATGCGCCCGAACAGGTGATTCCCTACAGCCATGCGATGCATGCAGGCGAGTTGGGAATTGACTGCCGTTATTGTCACACGGGCGTGGAAACGACAACGACTGCAGGCATTCCCTCCACGGATATCTGCATGAACTGCCACCAGCTTCTGCATGTGGAGAGTCCGAAACTTGCACCCCTTCGGGAGAGTTTTGAGTCCGGGCGTCCCGTGGAGTGGACGCGCGTTCATGATCTGCCAGACTTCGTTTTTTTCCGCCACTCCTCCCATGTGCAGGCCGGAGTTTCCTGCGTGAGTTGCCACGGGCGCGTGGACGAGATGGAGAGGGTGGAGCAGGTGGAGACTCTGGGCATGAGTTGGTGTCTGGACTGTCACCGTAATCCTGGACCACACCTTCGCCCCGAAGAACGGGTCACCGATCTTGCCTGGAGTCCAAAAGATCCGGAGAAGACGGGAAGCATAATCCGGGCGGAGAAGAACATTCATCCTTCGGAGAGTTGCAGCGCATGTCATCGATGA
- a CDS encoding tetratricopeptide repeat protein — translation MSDPKFPRSGDLSSRESSRQLSCLKSRSNLEATGDFSFSTENWALAMEYYGRAIQEEEPSSGDQWRLSFKMGESLRRKGLYQEAGEFFTRSLALLEDSRTGVERALLLDRLGSVQMNTGHPEEGLRSCFQAYELIRDSKHHSEVAEVLNRIAITYMRLGYPREAREFFLDALATFRRVNHSLGICCCYTNLGLLAKNACRFEEALELSHKGLEIAREHSLYKWQLNLQLNMGIILFKMHRDREASRRFQRARRLARRCGEESLLVSSTLSLGRVQARLGHHQRAEAFLLEGKARAERNGQKRSAVLADEFLGELAWFRGDLRAAESNFRSALADAEILAPRGDLVVEVLQRLSSLLQDLGREGESLLLAERGLKLAELNGELYEIPFLLWTRARATASLGDRSVALTGYRDSLRAFEKSRNPVSGRKARYDFSRFLMESGSQEDLLRARKILDRLLASAREEHSEEEIFQASLLMAGVEAGLGSLEGARLALMDAEAACLGDPSSGKRSKLEELRSILELPPPSAEACH, via the coding sequence TTGAGCGACCCGAAGTTCCCCCGATCCGGAGATCTGTCTTCCCGGGAGAGTTCCCGTCAACTCTCCTGCCTGAAGAGCAGGAGCAATCTCGAAGCGACCGGGGACTTTTCCTTTTCCACGGAAAATTGGGCGCTGGCCATGGAGTACTACGGCCGGGCCATTCAGGAGGAGGAGCCTTCTTCCGGGGATCAATGGCGCCTGTCTTTCAAAATGGGAGAAAGCCTTCGAAGGAAGGGGCTGTATCAGGAGGCGGGTGAGTTCTTCACTCGATCTCTGGCTCTTTTGGAAGACTCTCGCACCGGCGTGGAGCGGGCCCTGCTTCTGGATCGCCTGGGTTCGGTTCAGATGAACACGGGGCATCCGGAGGAGGGTCTTCGTTCCTGTTTCCAGGCCTATGAACTGATTCGTGACAGTAAGCATCACTCGGAAGTGGCGGAAGTCCTGAACCGGATTGCCATCACCTACATGCGACTTGGTTATCCCCGGGAGGCTCGCGAGTTTTTCCTGGATGCTCTGGCGACTTTCCGTCGCGTGAATCACTCTCTGGGCATCTGCTGTTGCTACACGAATCTCGGACTGCTGGCCAAGAACGCCTGTCGATTCGAGGAGGCCCTGGAACTGAGTCATAAGGGGCTGGAGATTGCTCGCGAACATTCCCTCTACAAGTGGCAGTTGAACCTGCAACTCAACATGGGGATCATCCTGTTCAAGATGCATCGAGACCGGGAGGCTTCCCGCCGTTTCCAGAGGGCAAGGCGGCTGGCCCGTCGGTGTGGCGAAGAATCGCTTCTGGTGTCCAGCACCCTGTCTCTTGGCCGCGTTCAGGCGCGGCTGGGACATCATCAAAGGGCGGAAGCCTTCCTGCTCGAAGGCAAGGCCCGGGCTGAGAGAAACGGGCAAAAGAGAAGTGCCGTTCTCGCCGATGAGTTTCTGGGAGAACTGGCCTGGTTCCGGGGAGATCTCAGGGCTGCAGAAAGCAACTTTCGTTCAGCTCTTGCCGATGCCGAGATCCTGGCTCCCCGCGGAGATTTGGTGGTGGAAGTTCTTCAAAGACTGAGCAGTCTGCTTCAGGATCTGGGGCGAGAGGGGGAGTCGCTCTTGCTGGCAGAGCGGGGACTCAAACTAGCGGAACTCAATGGAGAACTCTACGAGATCCCCTTCCTTCTCTGGACCCGTGCTCGTGCGACCGCCTCACTCGGGGATCGCAGCGTAGCTCTTACCGGGTATCGGGACTCTCTGCGTGCCTTTGAAAAGAGCCGGAATCCTGTCTCCGGCAGGAAAGCGCGCTACGACTTTTCTCGCTTCCTGATGGAATCCGGAAGTCAGGAGGATCTCCTTCGTGCCAGGAAAATCCTGGATCGCCTTTTGGCCTCAGCCCGCGAGGAGCATTCCGAAGAAGAGATCTTTCAGGCAAGTCTCCTGATGGCCGGCGTGGAAGCCGGTCTGGGGAGCCTTGAGGGAGCCCGACTTGCCCTGATGGATGCAGAAGCCGCTTGTCTCGGGGACCCGTCATCAGGGAAGCGAAGTAAACTGGAAGAGCTGCGGAGCATTCTCGAACTTCCTCCTCCTTCTGCCGAAGCCTGTCACTGA
- a CDS encoding sigma-54 dependent transcriptional regulator, whose translation MASARILIVDDEAQVRESLARILDYEGHETMEAEDGLSALEILAREDLDLVFLDIKMKGLDGLEVLKEQAKRGLEIPVIVISGHGDVSTAVEATKLGAFDFLEKPLDVDRILLTLRNALEQGTLRRRLEESLHGRFEIIGESPAIREILTLVERVGPSEARVLITGENGSGKELVARAIHLSSRRSAGNFVEVNCAAIPNELIESELFGHEKGSFTGAHQRRIGKFEQATGGTLFLDEIGDMSLDAQAKVLRVLQEGRLERVGGTETLEVNVRVIAATNKNLLEEAREKLFREDLYYRLNVVPLVLPPLRERREDIPLLVEHFLSRFCSEMGCAVREVTAKAMERLKMHPWPGNVRELQNLVERLLILLPDDPIDAGDIPLLAGDKDPSDFMQAESFQDFKEQSESAFLAGRIRDCGGNVSKAARSLGIQRSHLYRKIEKYKLHKDIR comes from the coding sequence ATGGCATCTGCCCGAATCCTGATTGTGGATGACGAGGCACAGGTTCGCGAGTCCCTGGCTCGAATCCTGGACTATGAAGGTCACGAGACTATGGAGGCGGAAGACGGTCTTTCCGCTCTGGAGATTCTCGCCCGGGAAGATCTCGACCTGGTGTTTCTTGACATCAAGATGAAGGGTCTCGATGGCCTGGAGGTTCTCAAGGAACAGGCAAAACGGGGCCTGGAGATTCCGGTCATTGTGATTTCTGGCCATGGAGATGTTTCCACGGCTGTAGAAGCCACGAAACTCGGAGCCTTCGACTTTCTGGAAAAGCCACTGGATGTTGACCGTATTCTCCTGACACTGCGAAACGCACTGGAACAGGGAACACTCCGCCGCCGTCTGGAAGAGAGCCTGCACGGGCGCTTTGAGATTATCGGTGAGTCTCCCGCGATTCGCGAGATCCTGACCCTGGTGGAAAGAGTCGGTCCCTCGGAAGCTCGCGTGTTGATTACCGGGGAGAACGGTTCGGGCAAGGAACTGGTTGCCCGCGCGATTCACCTCTCGAGCCGCAGGAGTGCCGGGAACTTTGTGGAAGTGAACTGTGCAGCCATTCCCAATGAGCTGATCGAGAGTGAACTCTTCGGACATGAAAAGGGAAGCTTCACAGGTGCCCATCAGCGGCGCATCGGCAAGTTCGAACAGGCAACCGGAGGAACGCTCTTTCTCGATGAGATTGGCGATATGAGTCTCGATGCCCAGGCCAAGGTGCTTCGGGTTCTCCAGGAAGGCCGCCTCGAAAGAGTGGGTGGTACCGAAACCCTCGAAGTGAATGTTCGCGTGATCGCTGCCACAAACAAAAATCTCCTGGAGGAAGCCCGGGAGAAACTCTTCCGCGAGGATCTCTATTATCGATTGAATGTGGTCCCTCTGGTCTTGCCTCCCTTGCGGGAGCGGAGAGAGGATATTCCCCTTCTGGTCGAGCACTTCCTTTCCCGTTTCTGTTCGGAAATGGGTTGCGCCGTGAGAGAAGTCACGGCGAAGGCCATGGAGAGGCTGAAGATGCATCCCTGGCCCGGGAATGTTAGGGAACTCCAGAACCTGGTGGAACGGCTTCTGATTCTCCTTCCCGATGATCCGATTGATGCGGGGGACATTCCTCTTCTCGCAGGAGATAAGGATCCTTCGGATTTCATGCAGGCCGAGAGCTTTCAGGATTTCAAGGAACAGAGTGAATCGGCCTTTCTCGCCGGACGAATCCGCGACTGTGGCGGCAATGTCAGCAAGGCAGCCAGGAGCCTGGGCATTCAGCGCAGTCATCTCTATCGAAAGATTGAGAAATACAAGTTGCACAAGGACATCCGCTAA
- a CDS encoding sigma-54 dependent transcriptional regulator, giving the protein MKTLLLVDDEQRMLKLLEESLAASGRRILTASSGEEAWKLFQREGADLVLTDLRMESEEAGLDLLKKIHLAEPGTPAILMTAFASIDVGLSALEFGALEYLTKPVRMSSLAEKVKELLAERPEAPEVEAGGGEIPFTFDEILVGSHPGMRRIYEMLPRMVASDSTVLILGESGTGKEVFARAIHEHGKRKDKPFVRVNCAALVESILEAELFGVEKGAATDVGARPGKFELANGGTILLDEIGDMAPGTQAKVLRVLQEREVERVGGHRPLKVDLRVLAATHRDLESMVREGLFRQDLFYRLNVIRLELPPLRERLADLELYVRFFLERMADRSGRKVRGLRPAALEHLKNHLWPGNVRELENVLERALVMSQGDWLDVGDLPVLRASLPASGGAVFPLPDGGISLEEVEKSLLGQALERAGGNKSAAARLLGLTRRTLGYRLEKHGIGDESDSQEEEP; this is encoded by the coding sequence ATGAAGACCCTTCTCCTGGTCGATGATGAACAGCGGATGTTGAAACTTCTCGAAGAATCCCTGGCGGCTTCGGGTCGCAGGATTCTGACGGCAAGTTCCGGCGAGGAGGCCTGGAAGCTCTTTCAAAGGGAGGGTGCCGACCTTGTGCTCACGGATCTGCGCATGGAAAGCGAGGAAGCCGGGCTGGATCTTCTCAAGAAGATTCATCTGGCAGAGCCCGGAACGCCGGCCATCCTGATGACGGCCTTTGCGAGCATTGATGTCGGCTTGAGTGCCCTGGAGTTTGGAGCCCTCGAGTATCTGACCAAGCCCGTGCGCATGAGTTCCCTTGCGGAAAAGGTCAAGGAACTGCTTGCTGAGCGTCCGGAGGCTCCTGAAGTGGAAGCCGGAGGAGGAGAGATTCCCTTCACCTTCGACGAGATTCTCGTGGGAAGCCATCCGGGCATGCGACGCATCTACGAGATGCTGCCACGCATGGTGGCCAGCGATTCCACGGTTCTGATTCTCGGAGAGAGCGGAACCGGCAAGGAGGTCTTTGCCCGCGCCATCCATGAACATGGAAAGCGCAAGGACAAACCCTTCGTCCGGGTAAACTGCGCGGCCCTGGTGGAAAGCATTCTGGAGGCGGAACTCTTCGGAGTCGAAAAGGGAGCGGCCACCGATGTGGGAGCCCGTCCCGGCAAGTTCGAGTTGGCCAATGGGGGAACCATTCTGCTCGATGAGATCGGCGACATGGCTCCCGGCACTCAGGCCAAGGTGCTCCGCGTACTTCAGGAAAGAGAGGTGGAGCGAGTCGGAGGGCATCGTCCCCTCAAGGTAGATCTCAGGGTATTGGCCGCGACTCACCGGGATCTGGAGTCCATGGTAAGGGAAGGGCTCTTTCGACAGGATCTCTTCTACCGCTTGAATGTGATTCGACTGGAGTTGCCGCCCCTTCGTGAGCGTCTCGCCGATCTGGAACTTTATGTTCGCTTCTTCCTGGAGAGGATGGCTGATCGAAGCGGGAGAAAGGTGCGGGGACTTCGCCCGGCCGCGCTGGAACATCTGAAGAACCATCTCTGGCCCGGCAATGTCCGGGAACTGGAAAATGTGCTGGAGCGGGCGCTGGTGATGAGCCAGGGGGACTGGCTCGATGTCGGGGATCTGCCGGTACTTCGAGCCAGTCTGCCGGCCAGCGGAGGAGCGGTGTTCCCGCTTCCCGATGGCGGCATTTCTCTGGAAGAAGTGGAGAAGTCCCTCCTGGGCCAGGCCCTGGAGCGAGCCGGAGGGAACAAGAGCGCGGCGGCCCGGCTTCTTGGCTTGACCCGGCGGACTCTGGGATATCGCCTGGAGAAGCACGGAATCGGTGACGAATCTGACTCGCAGGAGGAAGAACCCTGA
- a CDS encoding HAMP domain-containing sensor histidine kinase, translated as MSLPLENKLTRLVALFTLLLLSVLIAGGWYSQGRIRLAFEKAHLDALEEEGRLIVRSIKGQKSPDLEGLRIQAGFDELARIDMQGLPFDGDPGFLPASGSELMKDLDLNSEKREVERDDDEIFLRVRVPLMDEEGYLLLVGGYRLSSEIVELRHLLWVASGLAALFSVFLLSSLAGLLRRAQSRQRELDRAGHLARIGTLAAGLAHEIRNPLAIIFGQAEWIESRSEGDESRRAAEILEESERMQTLLEDFLHYARPMDLQMQSLNPEDFSRECLEKSSALFPGCEFQLKSPGKVPDFLGDPEKLRQVYFNLLGNAADACKSGRVEVELAAERKALRVLIRDDGPGISSDLLPRLFEPFHSGKEGGTGLGLAISRSIARAHGGDLSLLQPGPGNTCFELRLPLKKGKA; from the coding sequence ATGAGCCTGCCCCTGGAGAACAAGCTAACACGACTGGTCGCTCTTTTCACCCTCCTCCTTCTTTCTGTTTTGATTGCAGGGGGCTGGTACAGTCAGGGCAGGATTCGTCTTGCCTTCGAGAAGGCCCATCTGGACGCTCTGGAGGAAGAAGGGCGCCTGATTGTCCGTTCCATCAAGGGTCAGAAGAGCCCGGATCTTGAGGGACTCCGGATTCAGGCCGGCTTCGATGAACTTGCCAGAATCGACATGCAGGGGCTCCCCTTTGACGGGGATCCAGGTTTCCTGCCGGCTTCGGGCTCCGAGCTGATGAAGGATCTGGATCTCAATAGTGAAAAACGGGAAGTGGAAAGAGATGACGATGAGATCTTTCTGCGAGTGCGGGTTCCACTCATGGATGAAGAGGGCTATTTGCTCCTTGTCGGAGGCTATCGACTGAGCAGTGAGATCGTGGAACTCCGGCATCTTCTCTGGGTCGCAAGTGGTCTGGCGGCTCTCTTTTCGGTGTTTCTTCTTTCCTCGCTGGCGGGTCTCTTGCGACGGGCGCAGTCTCGTCAAAGGGAACTCGACCGCGCGGGGCATCTGGCAAGGATCGGAACCCTCGCAGCCGGTCTTGCGCATGAGATCCGCAACCCGCTGGCCATCATCTTCGGGCAGGCCGAATGGATCGAAAGCCGCTCGGAAGGGGATGAAAGCCGTCGGGCGGCCGAAATACTGGAAGAGAGTGAGCGCATGCAGACGCTGCTGGAAGACTTTCTGCATTATGCAAGGCCCATGGATCTGCAAATGCAGAGCCTGAATCCAGAAGATTTCAGCAGGGAATGTCTGGAGAAAAGCAGCGCGCTGTTCCCGGGCTGTGAGTTTCAACTGAAGTCCCCCGGCAAGGTCCCTGACTTCCTGGGTGACCCCGAGAAGTTGCGGCAGGTGTATTTCAATCTTCTGGGGAACGCAGCGGATGCCTGCAAGTCCGGCCGGGTGGAAGTGGAACTCGCTGCGGAACGGAAGGCACTTCGCGTTTTGATCCGCGATGATGGCCCGGGCATATCCTCGGACCTGCTCCCCCGGCTCTTTGAGCCTTTTCACTCCGGCAAGGAGGGGGGAACCGGTCTGGGTCTGGCAATTTCGCGCAGCATTGCCCGTGCTCATGGCGGGGATCTCTCCCTTCTTCAACCCGGGCCCGGCAATACCTGCTTCGAATTGAGACTTCCCCTCAAGAAAGGCAAGGCATGA
- the rlmN gene encoding 23S rRNA (adenine(2503)-C(2))-methyltransferase RlmN has translation MAKTLLKNLSLDELDSWMKELKLPAYRSRQLSEWIYRKRARGFEDMSNLPAGLRKNLEEKATLNSLSLLRSRKSGDGSEKFLFQLEDGESIESVLMPMRKHQTLCISSQVGCAMACHFCETGRWGFRRNLKQAEILDQVLFLMDRAGDSTFNLVFMGMGEPLQNYSTMLGALRILSHERGFGISEKRITVSTVGIPGRIRDLANSGLRVSLALSLVSVDEDIRRVLIPSASKMRIRELLDASEYYADKTQRQVTLEYVLFDGVNDRSKDAKRLREIVQGRPFKLNIIPFNPGETPVEMMLPGIQEARELRRPTPRKIDTFVGRLASAIPSVTVRWSQGSDVGGGCGQLRGRKES, from the coding sequence ATGGCAAAAACCCTCCTCAAGAACCTGTCTCTCGATGAACTCGATTCCTGGATGAAGGAGCTCAAGCTTCCGGCCTATCGTTCCCGGCAACTGAGCGAATGGATCTACCGCAAACGGGCCAGGGGCTTCGAGGACATGAGCAACCTTCCCGCCGGGCTTCGCAAGAATCTGGAGGAAAAGGCCACCTTGAATTCACTTTCCCTGCTTCGTTCTCGCAAGAGCGGAGACGGTTCCGAGAAATTCCTGTTTCAACTCGAGGACGGCGAGAGCATTGAATCCGTTCTCATGCCGATGCGGAAACACCAGACCCTCTGCATTTCCAGCCAGGTGGGATGCGCCATGGCCTGCCACTTCTGTGAGACCGGTCGCTGGGGCTTTCGCAGGAACCTCAAACAGGCGGAAATCCTCGACCAGGTTCTTTTCCTGATGGATCGGGCCGGAGACAGCACCTTCAATCTGGTCTTCATGGGCATGGGAGAACCCCTGCAGAACTATTCCACGATGCTCGGAGCTCTTCGAATCCTGAGCCATGAGCGGGGATTCGGGATCAGCGAAAAGCGCATCACCGTTTCCACGGTGGGCATTCCGGGCAGGATTCGCGATCTTGCCAACTCCGGTCTTCGAGTCAGCCTTGCACTCAGCCTGGTCAGCGTCGACGAGGACATTCGCCGGGTTCTGATTCCCAGCGCCTCCAAAATGCGAATCCGGGAGCTTCTGGATGCTTCCGAATACTACGCTGACAAAACCCAACGACAAGTCACGCTGGAGTATGTCCTCTTTGACGGAGTCAATGACCGGTCCAAAGACGCAAAACGCCTGAGGGAGATTGTTCAGGGGCGTCCTTTCAAACTCAACATCATTCCCTTCAATCCGGGAGAAACTCCCGTGGAGATGATGCTTCCCGGAATCCAGGAGGCCAGGGAACTGAGAAGGCCTACGCCACGAAAAATCGACACCTTTGTCGGGCGACTTGCCAGCGCCATTCCCTCGGTGACCGTGCGCTGGAGCCAGGGAAGCGATGTCGGCGGAGGCTGCGGCCAGTTACGCGGCCGAAAGGAGAGCTAG
- a CDS encoding sodium/proline symporter — protein MSPLILSFSLYLGIVLLIGIFSARKALSQREFLLGGRELPGWAIAISERASGESSWLLLGLTGAALTVGLGEIWTVLGCVAGILFLWFRLGGSIRAELEGSDALTVPELLAQRFGDPGHLLRWTASLVIIFFFSFYVAAQMVGAGKILMKTGIVSEIWPAFLAQETWGIVLGAMIVMLYTLLGGFRAVVWTDLLQGFIMILALVLLPLVGYWELQEKHGDIASALKALGPEKASWTGGESGWAAWSLILGGLSWGLGYMGQPHLLVRFMALPRASEVRKLRWLAGVWTLLAYGGAFAIGLLGLGLLGAESFAGDAEKIMPMLATRLFPAWIAGIVISGAVAAMMSTADSQLLVTCSAFSEDIAERILGLNLSASAQVMLSRIVVLLVGGAAFALALSSGDTVYSMVSYAWSGLGSSFGPVILLMVFWKGIRRNGALASLLTGTFATILWKNSLLDTLISHRFSAFALALLAGVIFSKLPGRD, from the coding sequence ATGAGTCCCCTGATCCTCAGTTTCTCTCTCTATCTTGGGATTGTCCTGCTCATTGGAATCTTCAGCGCGCGAAAGGCCTTGAGCCAGAGGGAGTTTCTTCTCGGAGGTCGCGAACTCCCCGGCTGGGCCATTGCCATCAGCGAAAGAGCTTCCGGGGAGTCCTCCTGGCTACTCCTCGGCTTGACCGGAGCGGCCCTGACAGTGGGGCTGGGAGAAATCTGGACGGTTCTCGGGTGCGTGGCGGGGATTCTTTTCCTCTGGTTTCGTCTGGGAGGGTCAATCCGTGCGGAACTGGAGGGCAGTGACGCGCTGACAGTGCCTGAACTTCTGGCCCAGCGCTTCGGCGATCCCGGGCATCTTCTGCGCTGGACGGCCTCTCTCGTCATCATCTTCTTCTTCTCTTTCTATGTGGCGGCACAGATGGTCGGGGCCGGCAAGATCCTGATGAAAACAGGCATTGTCAGCGAAATCTGGCCCGCCTTCCTTGCCCAGGAAACCTGGGGCATCGTTCTCGGTGCCATGATTGTGATGCTCTACACCCTGCTCGGGGGATTTCGGGCTGTTGTCTGGACGGATCTTCTGCAGGGTTTCATCATGATTCTCGCCCTGGTGCTTCTGCCCCTGGTTGGCTACTGGGAGCTTCAGGAAAAACACGGCGACATCGCAAGTGCCCTGAAGGCTCTCGGTCCGGAGAAGGCCTCCTGGACAGGGGGGGAAAGTGGCTGGGCGGCGTGGAGCCTGATTCTGGGTGGCCTCTCCTGGGGGCTGGGTTACATGGGGCAACCGCATCTTCTGGTTCGTTTCATGGCTCTGCCTCGTGCCTCGGAGGTTCGCAAGCTGCGGTGGCTGGCCGGAGTCTGGACCCTGCTCGCCTACGGGGGTGCCTTTGCCATTGGTCTTCTGGGCCTGGGTCTTCTGGGCGCCGAGAGCTTTGCCGGCGATGCAGAGAAGATCATGCCGATGCTCGCCACGCGCCTTTTCCCCGCCTGGATTGCGGGCATCGTGATTTCCGGGGCGGTGGCAGCCATGATGTCGACCGCGGACAGCCAGCTTCTGGTCACCTGCTCTGCCTTCAGCGAGGATATCGCCGAGCGCATTCTGGGCCTGAATCTCAGTGCCTCTGCCCAAGTGATGCTCTCCCGAATTGTGGTGCTTCTGGTGGGAGGAGCCGCCTTCGCCCTGGCCCTGTCTTCCGGCGACACGGTGTACAGCATGGTCAGCTATGCCTGGAGCGGACTGGGATCCTCCTTCGGCCCGGTGATTCTCCTGATGGTATTCTGGAAAGGAATCCGGCGAAACGGGGCTTTGGCTTCCCTGTTGACGGGGACCTTTGCCACGATTCTCTGGAAGAACTCGCTACTGGATACCCTGATCAGCCACCGCTTCTCGGCTTTTGCTCTGGCACTTCTGGCGGGAGTGATTTTCTCGAAACTGCCCGGGCGGGACTAG
- a CDS encoding Na+:solute symporter, whose translation MQALDLWIIVLYLLLMLGIGLFFSRRAGSSTQEFFLSGRSLPWFVAGTSMAATTFASDTPLVVTEIVRSEGIGGNWVWFNFAISHLLTTFFLAKLWHRSGVTTDVEFCELRYSGRGASSLRLFKGLFYAFVTNVVVLGWVILAMTAIAGIFGVPKWVTLVGCIALASLYASLSGLWGVVATDLLQFFVAMGGAILLAWKVLLAEGGFPALIDKLPGLLDAVGRPAAEMAPLSGFDWASPAFRGAFLGFVVAVLVQWWSWKYSDGGGVLIQRMNSTKTERDSQLSMLWFSVITYAIRPWPWFLVALVSLWVFPEMTDHKAVYPAMMAKYLGPGWLGLMLAAMLAAFMSTIDTHMNLGSSYFVHDVYRRFLKRDASEKHYIAVARISGIVIVLLGSMVAWMNDSISFLFKFLLQLVAGAGAVFLLRWFWWRVNAWSEIAAMASSLLVATFLNLANRGDWFGHQFPTWEIFLWNVLLSGVVWVSVALATGPEEEPVLRNFVARTRPPGLWGRYDDGIERESSGKSWANLLFALFLVYGLLFGLGHAFFGRPLWATGFLTAATLGAILLFLNLREAKGKA comes from the coding sequence ATGCAGGCTCTCGACCTCTGGATCATTGTTCTGTATCTGCTTCTGATGCTGGGAATCGGGCTCTTCTTTTCGAGAAGGGCAGGTTCCTCAACGCAGGAGTTTTTCCTCAGCGGAAGAAGCCTGCCCTGGTTCGTTGCGGGGACGAGCATGGCCGCAACGACCTTTGCCAGCGACACTCCTCTGGTGGTCACCGAGATTGTCCGCAGTGAAGGCATCGGGGGAAACTGGGTCTGGTTCAATTTCGCAATCAGCCATCTGCTGACCACCTTCTTTCTTGCCAAGCTCTGGCACCGTAGCGGCGTGACAACCGATGTCGAGTTTTGCGAATTGCGCTACTCCGGGCGGGGAGCTTCCAGCCTTCGGCTGTTCAAGGGTCTGTTCTACGCCTTCGTCACCAATGTCGTGGTTCTTGGCTGGGTGATTCTGGCCATGACGGCCATTGCAGGGATCTTCGGAGTGCCCAAGTGGGTAACGCTGGTCGGCTGCATTGCCCTTGCTTCCCTCTACGCTTCTCTCTCCGGACTCTGGGGAGTGGTGGCCACCGACCTTCTGCAATTCTTTGTGGCCATGGGAGGAGCGATCCTGCTTGCCTGGAAGGTGTTGCTTGCAGAAGGTGGCTTTCCGGCCCTGATCGACAAACTTCCCGGGCTTCTCGATGCGGTGGGTCGCCCGGCTGCTGAGATGGCGCCTCTTTCCGGCTTTGACTGGGCCAGCCCCGCCTTTCGCGGGGCCTTTCTAGGATTTGTGGTGGCGGTGCTGGTCCAATGGTGGAGCTGGAAGTATTCCGACGGCGGGGGAGTGCTGATCCAGCGCATGAACTCCACGAAGACCGAGCGGGACAGCCAACTGTCCATGCTCTGGTTCTCGGTCATCACCTATGCCATTCGTCCCTGGCCCTGGTTTCTCGTGGCTTTGGTCAGCCTCTGGGTCTTCCCTGAAATGACGGATCACAAAGCCGTCTATCCGGCCATGATGGCGAAGTACCTCGGTCCCGGCTGGCTGGGCCTGATGCTGGCCGCCATGCTGGCCGCCTTTATGAGTACCATCGACACGCACATGAATCTGGGCAGCTCCTACTTTGTACACGATGTCTACCGGCGTTTCCTCAAGCGCGATGCCTCTGAGAAGCACTACATCGCAGTGGCCAGAATCTCCGGCATCGTGATCGTACTCCTGGGAAGCATGGTGGCCTGGATGAATGACTCGATCAGTTTTCTCTTCAAGTTCCTTTTGCAACTGGTGGCCGGAGCCGGTGCCGTCTTCCTGCTTCGCTGGTTCTGGTGGCGCGTGAATGCCTGGAGTGAAATTGCTGCCATGGCGTCAAGCCTTCTGGTGGCGACCTTCCTGAATCTTGCCAACCGGGGAGACTGGTTCGGACACCAATTCCCGACCTGGGAGATCTTCCTCTGGAATGTTCTGCTTTCCGGGGTGGTTTGGGTGAGCGTGGCCTTGGCCACTGGCCCGGAAGAGGAGCCGGTGCTGCGGAACTTCGTCGCGCGAACGCGCCCGCCGGGTCTCTGGGGTCGCTATGACGACGGGATCGAAAGAGAAAGCAGCGGGAAGAGCTGGGCCAATCTTCTCTTTGCCCTGTTTCTGGTCTATGGACTTCTCTTCGGACTCGGCCACGCCTTCTTCGGCCGCCCTCTCTGGGCTACAGGGTTTCTGACGGCCGCCACTCTCGGCGCCATCCTGCTCTTTCTCAATCTGAGAGAAGCGAAAGGAAAGGCATGA